The following coding sequences are from one Leptospiraceae bacterium window:
- a CDS encoding helicase, translating into MSEAVEMAFQTTENLLVEAGTGVGKSLAYLLPAAVFSLENGIPVVISTETIALQNQLIAKDVPLVSKILGKKVIAEVALGANNYVCKRKLGNVISSGTFPIEMTDHLKPFYEWESETISGIKSEYGGFASNEFWSQVTRDSDNCLGRRCPNFNESFYFLEKEKWNKANILIVNHYLLAAHIAGDFKLLPDFSNLIIDEAHSFPDVLGKSFGLKASYEDISKLISFVGGTERRQGLIHKIQDTALREKCLEIVGNINKSIIVFFNKLYSEVPMSFNAQRIQKKFTLDDGVLEGLLYILADKLDIVKKSYNKESDDMTDKEMILDLEMSVKKLNETGEVLEQFRNNKDKEMVVWVEPPEERKKEQFLKIFMQPMYPEKIIEEKLRPKLENMILTSATLSSGKKDFKFFKSKIGNLEANELILASPFDYAKNCLIYLPKNVRDPATEPDEYHDDISKLIPMLLALTEGNAFVLFTSFKSLQTVYDAIVDTSDYPIFSQKEMGAEKAKAEFLATDNSVLFGVSTFWQGIDIKGEKLKSVIITKLPFQPPNEPVLEARMEEIKKKNGNPFGEMQLPQAILTLKQGFGRLIRSKTDTGIVSILDPRLQTKNYGKQVLDALPPAKRVYSLKELKLEYKKI; encoded by the coding sequence ATGTCAGAAGCAGTCGAGATGGCATTTCAGACCACTGAGAATTTGCTTGTAGAAGCAGGAACAGGAGTTGGAAAGAGTCTTGCCTATCTATTACCCGCTGCTGTGTTTTCTTTGGAGAACGGGATACCCGTTGTTATCTCCACAGAGACAATCGCACTACAAAATCAGCTCATCGCTAAAGATGTTCCTTTGGTCTCTAAAATATTAGGAAAGAAAGTCATTGCAGAAGTAGCGTTAGGCGCAAACAATTATGTTTGCAAACGCAAATTGGGCAATGTAATATCGAGTGGAACGTTTCCTATCGAAATGACAGACCACTTAAAGCCATTTTACGAATGGGAAAGCGAAACTATATCAGGCATCAAGTCCGAATACGGCGGATTTGCCTCAAATGAATTCTGGTCACAGGTTACGCGGGACTCGGATAATTGTCTCGGTAGAAGATGTCCTAATTTTAACGAATCCTTTTATTTTTTAGAAAAAGAAAAATGGAATAAGGCAAATATACTCATCGTCAATCATTATCTATTAGCCGCTCACATTGCGGGAGACTTTAAATTACTACCTGATTTTTCCAATCTAATCATAGATGAGGCTCATAGCTTTCCCGATGTATTGGGAAAATCCTTTGGGCTTAAAGCAAGCTACGAAGATATTTCTAAGCTAATTAGTTTTGTAGGTGGAACCGAAAGAAGACAGGGATTAATTCATAAAATCCAGGACACAGCTTTACGAGAAAAATGCCTAGAAATAGTGGGTAATATCAATAAGTCGATCATTGTGTTTTTTAACAAGCTCTACTCTGAAGTTCCTATGTCGTTTAACGCTCAAAGAATTCAAAAGAAATTCACTTTAGATGATGGGGTCTTAGAAGGTCTACTTTATATTCTAGCGGATAAGCTTGATATTGTGAAGAAGTCCTACAACAAAGAATCAGATGATATGACCGACAAAGAAATGATTCTTGATTTGGAAATGTCTGTAAAAAAATTAAATGAGACAGGCGAAGTTCTAGAGCAGTTTAGAAACAACAAAGACAAGGAAATGGTTGTCTGGGTAGAGCCGCCCGAAGAAAGAAAAAAAGAGCAGTTCTTAAAAATCTTCATGCAACCGATGTATCCAGAAAAAATCATCGAAGAAAAACTACGTCCTAAATTAGAAAATATGATCTTGACTTCGGCTACTCTATCGAGTGGGAAAAAAGACTTTAAGTTTTTCAAAAGTAAAATTGGCAACTTAGAAGCAAACGAATTGATATTAGCCTCTCCCTTTGATTATGCAAAGAATTGTCTAATCTATCTTCCTAAAAATGTCCGTGACCCTGCAACTGAGCCCGACGAATACCACGATGATATTTCAAAGCTTATCCCTATGCTACTTGCTTTAACCGAGGGAAATGCATTTGTATTATTTACTTCTTTTAAATCTTTACAGACTGTCTACGATGCAATTGTGGATACTTCTGATTATCCCATCTTCTCTCAAAAAGAAATGGGAGCCGAAAAAGCAAAGGCAGAATTTCTAGCCACCGACAACTCGGTATTATTCGGAGTTTCTACTTTCTGGCAGGGCATTGATATCAAAGGTGAAAAACTCAAATCAGTCATCATAACCAAGCTTCCCTTCCAACCCCCGAACGAGCCTGTCCTTGAGGCACGCATGGAAGAAATCAAAAAGAAAAACGGAAATCCTTTTGGGGAAATGCAACTACCTCAAGCAATCCTCACACTTAAACAGGGCTTTGGTAGATTGATTCGGTCTAAGACAGATACGGGAATTGTATCGATTCTAGACCCACGACTGCAAACAAAAAATTACGGGAAACAAGTCTTAGACGCTCTACCTCCGGCTAAGCGCGTGTATTCTTTGAAAGAACTCAAGTTAGAATACAAGAAAATATAA
- a CDS encoding DNA/RNA non-specific endonuclease: MKTLLSFSLLAFLLTACAEPQRKTVPIPNSIPSNVPVEPPKSETEGIEDQLLEKHYEGFTLWLDCKERAAVKFRYNAQRDNGNEPREEKFTLDPDVPKDCQQKNGKTYGKKYDRGHQVPANHMDFSAVAIKQSNYMTNILPQAAGMNRGAWLLTEEITECYRDIDELLILGGVIWGDNTEDDYFVESHGVRTPDAFWKVIIRGKDEVIAWIIPNSQEAKRKNLDEYLTTVANIEEITGMKIPVTGDARTRKLKSSWLIPRGCKKG, from the coding sequence ATGAAAACTCTTCTTTCGTTCTCTCTTCTCGCTTTTTTACTTACTGCCTGTGCAGAGCCGCAAAGAAAAACCGTTCCAATTCCAAATTCGATTCCGTCTAACGTTCCTGTTGAGCCTCCTAAAAGCGAAACTGAAGGAATAGAAGATCAGCTACTCGAAAAACACTACGAAGGTTTTACTCTTTGGCTCGATTGCAAAGAAAGAGCGGCGGTAAAATTTCGCTACAATGCACAGAGAGATAATGGGAATGAACCTCGCGAGGAAAAATTTACACTAGACCCCGATGTTCCGAAAGATTGCCAACAAAAAAATGGAAAGACCTATGGGAAAAAATACGATCGTGGTCACCAAGTTCCTGCGAATCATATGGATTTCTCCGCTGTCGCAATTAAACAAAGCAATTATATGACCAATATCCTACCACAAGCAGCGGGAATGAATCGAGGAGCCTGGCTATTGACTGAGGAGATAACAGAGTGTTACCGCGATATTGATGAATTGCTTATCCTGGGCGGTGTGATTTGGGGAGACAATACAGAAGACGATTATTTTGTAGAATCCCATGGAGTCAGAACACCCGACGCATTCTGGAAAGTAATCATCCGCGGTAAAGACGAAGTAATCGCGTGGATAATCCCCAATAGCCAGGAAGCAAAACGTAAGAATCTAGACGAATACCTCACCACAGTCGCCAATATCGAAGAAATCACCGGCATGAAAATCCCGGTCACAGGAGACGCTCGCACTAGAAAGCTCAAATCCTCCTGGCTTATCCCTCGCGGTTGTAAGAAGGGGTAG
- a CDS encoding CopG family transcriptional regulator, protein MTHTVSIRMDKSLYQSLSKVAKANKRSISNYIEYAMERFLLEESFVSDEEITEILSHKEFASNAKATRKQIKSKEVRFV, encoded by the coding sequence ATGACACATACAGTATCTATACGAATGGATAAGAGTCTTTACCAATCTCTAAGCAAGGTTGCCAAAGCAAACAAAAGAAGTATTTCTAATTACATAGAATATGCAATGGAGCGTTTTCTTTTGGAAGAATCTTTTGTAAGCGATGAAGAAATAACAGAAATTCTAAGTCATAAGGAATTCGCTTCGAATGCCAAGGCTACGAGAAAGCAAATTAAATCCAAGGAAGTTCGATTTGTCTGA
- a CDS encoding 1-acyl-sn-glycerol-3-phosphate acyltransferase encodes MKLRSKKHPGQTWFATLSIYFFGSILLRLFYKIKVEGGENIPKTGSLIVLAKHQRLNDIPLGCAAIYAKSRRRAWCIMKDTLNIPYLFGYLLKCGGIPIDRKNPEKTKESFTFAKHVLHHDQVMCIFPEQTFFPWKMGKGKVPGFRVLAGKPEKPLQIICVGFEYGHEKWRTSVTIRIGKVAYFTKDDSPEAYLHEKMKELAALSNLEYTFPMQTAKEE; translated from the coding sequence TTGAAACTTAGATCAAAAAAACACCCCGGACAAACCTGGTTTGCAACACTCAGCATTTATTTCTTCGGCAGTATCCTGCTGCGTTTATTCTACAAGATAAAAGTAGAAGGCGGAGAGAATATCCCAAAGACAGGATCTTTAATTGTATTAGCCAAGCACCAGCGGCTAAATGATATTCCCCTCGGGTGCGCTGCCATCTACGCCAAGTCAAGAAGAAGGGCTTGGTGTATCATGAAAGATACGCTCAATATTCCTTATTTATTTGGTTATCTATTGAAGTGCGGTGGAATTCCAATTGATAGAAAAAATCCAGAGAAGACAAAAGAAAGCTTCACCTTTGCCAAACACGTATTACACCACGACCAAGTCATGTGTATTTTTCCAGAACAAACTTTCTTCCCATGGAAAATGGGAAAAGGAAAAGTGCCAGGCTTTAGAGTTTTAGCGGGTAAGCCTGAGAAGCCTCTGCAAATCATCTGTGTCGGTTTCGAATACGGTCACGAGAAATGGAGAACAAGCGTAACGATTCGCATCGGTAAAGTCGCCTACTTCACAAAAGACGATTCGCCAGAAGCCTACCTCCACGAAAAAATGAAAGAGCTTGCTGCACTTTCTAATTTGGAGTATACATTTCCAATGCAGACGGCTAAGGAAGAATAA
- a CDS encoding transposase, with protein sequence MQERKLNRLSGYDYSAAGAYFITICVKNMVCTFGEIIKDSMELNELGKIVNHTWVDLPNHYKNIELSEFVIMPNHVHGIIHIIENKITPAKPLSEVIRGFKTFSSRRINETNPKEKFQWQKSYYDRIIRNEREYSLIRTYILNNPRNWNDQLILPTT encoded by the coding sequence ATGCAAGAGAGAAAACTAAATCGTCTTTCCGGTTACGATTATTCTGCCGCTGGAGCTTATTTTATCACAATATGTGTAAAGAATATGGTCTGCACATTTGGAGAAATTATTAAGGATTCAATGGAACTCAATGAACTTGGAAAAATTGTAAATCATACCTGGGTAGATTTACCAAATCATTATAAGAATATCGAGCTAAGTGAATTTGTTATTATGCCAAATCATGTGCATGGAATTATTCATATTATAGAAAACAAAATAACACCTGCTAAACCATTATCAGAAGTTATTCGTGGGTTTAAAACATTTTCCTCTCGAAGAATCAATGAAACAAATCCTAAAGAAAAATTCCAATGGCAAAAATCCTATTACGACCGAATCATAAGAAACGAAAGAGAATATTCTCTCATTCGAACATACATACTAAACAATCCCCGAAACTGGAACGATCAATTAATCCTTCCCACAACGTAG
- a CDS encoding ATP-binding protein: protein MKKLPIGIQTFSEIIQEKYYYVDKTKVLSNLVEAGKYYFLSRPRRFGKSLFLDTLREAFLGNKELFKGLYLEENWNWNKKYPVIRIDFGSGVLRDKNILDIVIGEILREHCEKESIELKNETISGRFRELIMGLEQKYSEKVVILVDEYDKPILDNIANKEVAREMRDGLRNIYSVIKGADAFIKFVFITGVSKFSKVNLFSGLNNLQDITLDERYATICGYTEKELSVFDEMLLDVNREDLKQWYNGYNFLGDKVYNPFDILLYLDSKEFKNYWFETGNPSFLLELIKENQYNAINMEHIQVTQEEMGAFDVDSIELEVLLFQTGYLTIVKKERVLEEIIYTLGFPNMEVKMSLTSIILSSISNIGKKTNKIKFAFYEALKKNDLAELKNIFYSFYASIPHDWYRNNTIANYEGYYASIFYCYFTAIGLDVRTEDVTNNGQVDMTVFYAGKVYVIEFKVIELTQTGSALAQIKEKKYYEKYILPNQKEIYLIGVEFSRDTRNITNFEYEKL from the coding sequence GTGAAGAAACTTCCAATCGGGATTCAGACATTTTCCGAAATCATTCAGGAAAAATACTATTATGTAGATAAAACAAAAGTTCTCTCTAATCTTGTGGAGGCTGGAAAATACTATTTTCTGTCTCGCCCACGGAGGTTTGGAAAGAGTCTTTTTTTGGATACTCTAAGGGAAGCTTTCTTAGGGAATAAAGAATTATTCAAAGGGCTCTATTTAGAAGAAAACTGGAATTGGAATAAAAAATATCCCGTGATTCGTATCGACTTCGGTAGTGGAGTTCTTCGAGACAAAAATATTTTAGATATTGTGATTGGTGAAATACTCAGAGAGCACTGCGAAAAAGAATCTATCGAATTAAAAAATGAAACTATCTCTGGAAGATTTAGAGAACTCATTATGGGACTCGAACAAAAATATTCCGAGAAAGTGGTGATCCTTGTAGATGAATATGATAAACCAATTCTAGATAATATTGCAAATAAAGAAGTAGCAAGAGAGATGCGCGATGGTCTTCGAAATATTTACTCCGTGATTAAGGGAGCCGATGCATTTATCAAATTTGTTTTTATTACAGGAGTTTCCAAGTTTTCGAAGGTGAATCTTTTTAGTGGACTGAATAATCTTCAAGATATTACTCTAGATGAACGTTATGCGACAATCTGCGGCTATACAGAAAAAGAATTATCTGTCTTTGATGAAATGCTTTTAGATGTAAACAGAGAAGATTTGAAGCAATGGTACAATGGTTACAATTTTCTAGGAGATAAAGTTTATAATCCTTTTGATATCCTTTTGTATTTAGACAGTAAAGAATTTAAAAATTACTGGTTTGAAACGGGTAATCCCTCTTTTCTCCTCGAATTAATTAAAGAGAATCAATACAATGCAATTAATATGGAGCATATTCAGGTTACTCAGGAAGAAATGGGAGCTTTTGATGTAGATAGCATTGAGCTAGAAGTGTTACTCTTTCAGACTGGCTATTTAACAATTGTAAAAAAAGAAAGAGTCTTAGAAGAAATTATTTATACATTGGGATTTCCGAATATGGAAGTCAAGATGAGTTTAACATCTATTATCCTAAGCTCTATTTCAAATATTGGGAAGAAAACAAACAAAATCAAATTTGCCTTTTACGAAGCTCTAAAGAAAAATGATTTAGCAGAGTTAAAGAATATTTTCTATTCCTTCTATGCTTCTATTCCACATGATTGGTATAGAAATAATACAATTGCTAATTACGAAGGGTATTATGCATCTATTTTCTATTGCTATTTTACTGCAATCGGTCTTGATGTAAGAACAGAAGATGTGACAAACAACGGGCAAGTGGATATGACTGTATTCTATGCTGGAAAAGTTTATGTGATAGAATTCAAAGTCATCGAACTAACACAAACAGGCTCCGCCCTTGCGCAAATCAAAGAAAAAAAATACTACGAAAAATACATTTTACCAAATCAAAAAGAAATCTATTTAATCGGCGTAGAATTTTCTCGCGACACACGTAACATCACAAACTTTGAATATGAAAAGTTGTAA